From the genome of Glycine max cultivar Williams 82 chromosome 2, Glycine_max_v4.0, whole genome shotgun sequence, one region includes:
- the LOC100789822 gene encoding uncharacterized protein LOC100789822, which produces MVSLDEDSNSNTSNNISAGVDLERSGDGRQSFGFDRSNSRRRRSIAELDELKSMSNANANANVNANAKVSPKVSPATFYGAKLLITEKELMDSYVRSSSDVVEPDCVVESDSKGVADVATRQKGSKKLQKWRGIWNKLGLVQRTERKEDRMGEEKGDSGVEVEVEKPLAESLERLRRVVNVQASEPVGQKLMRSYSVSCRSPCRTDGFTEESESKGSALNVRQEFMFQRNRSVRYSPNNPDTGLLRFYLTPTKSYKRSKAGRSSVKDLHSAARSGL; this is translated from the coding sequence ATGGTTTCACTCGACGAAGATTCCAATTCCAATACTAGTAACAATATCAGTGCTGGTGTGGATTTGGAAAGGTCTGGAGATGGTAGACAGAGTTTTGGTTTTGATAGATCAAACTCACGTAGGAGACGGTCGATTGCGGAGCTTGATGAGTTGAAATCGATGTCAAATGCAAATGCAAATGCAAATGTGAATGCGAATGCGAAGGTGTCTCCAAAGGTATCTCCAGCCACCTTTTATGGTGCCAAGTTGTTGATTACTGAGAAGGAGTTAATGGATAGTTATGTGAGATCTTCGAGTGATGTTGTTGAACCTGATTGTGTGGTGGAATCTGATTCCAAGGGCGTTGCTGATGTGGCCACTAGGCAAAAGGGTTCGAAGAAGTTGCAGAAATGGCGCGGCATCTGGAACAAGTTGGGATTAGTACAGAGAACCGAGAGAAAGGAGGATAGGATGGGGGAAGAGAAGGGTGATTCTGGGGTTGAGGTTGAGGTTGAGAAGCCTCTTGCAGAGTCTTTGGAGAGGCTGAGGAGGGTGGTTAATGTGCAAGCAAGTGAGCCTGTTGGCCAGAAGCTTATGCGTAGCTATAGCGTTAGCTGTAGAAGCCCATGTAGAACCGATGGTTTCACAGAAGAGTCTGAGAGCAAAGGGAGTGCTTTGAATGTGAGACAGGAGTTTATGTTTCAGAGGAACCGGAGTGTTAGGTATTCACCCAATAATCCCGACACTGGCTTGTTGAGGTTCTATTTGACGCCCACAAAGAGCTATAAGAGAAGCAAGGCCGGAAGGAGTAGTGTTAAGGATTTGCATTCAGCAGCCAGAAGTGGCTTGTGA
- the LOC100797555 gene encoding protein NRT1/ PTR FAMILY 8.1, translating into MTEEDVYTKDGTVDYRGNRANKNETGTWRACPFILGNECSERLAYYGMSTNLVTYFNTKLNQSGPTASKNNANWGGTCYITPLIGAFVADAYLGRYRTILYFSIVYVIGMTLLTLSASVPGIKPSCDDQGNCHATEAQSAMCFVALYLIALGTGGIKPCVSSFGADQFDDADEAEKEHKSSFFNWFYLSINIGGLVAASLLVWVQTTVSWGWGFGIPAVAMAIAVVSFLSGTRLYRIQKPGGSPLTRMCQVIVASIRKSKVQVTNDDRSAFYEIEQDSESAIQGSRKLEHTNGLSFFDKAAVIRDSDNVKDPINPWRLCTVTQVEELKAIIRLLPIWATGIIFSTVYSQMGSYFILQGDTMDNRLGSNKKLHISPATLSVFDTISVIFWVLVYDRIIVPVARKFTGRENGLTQLQRMGTGLFISIFAMVYSVILENIRLKMVRRHNYYDLNQVPMSLFLQIPPYFIIGCAEVFTFIGQLEFFYEQAPDAMRSTCSALQLLTVAFGSYLSSLLITIVTKITARNGSPGWLPDKLNYGHLDYFFLLLTVLSVLNFVVFLLVSKLYTYKKPVGNLH; encoded by the exons ATGACCGAGGAAGATGTTTACACAAAAGACGGAACAGTAGATTACCGAGGAAATCGTGCTAACAAAAATGAAACTGGAACCTGGAGAGCCTGCCCCTTTATTTTAG GAAATGAATGTTCTGAGAGATTGGCATACTATGGGATGAGCACAAATCTTGTGACTTATTTCAATACTAAACTAAACCAGTCTGGTCCTACTGCATCCAAGAATAATGCAAATTGGGGTGGAACATGCTACATCACTCCATTGATTGGAGCATTTGTGGCTGATGCCTATCTTGGAAGATATCGTACCATCCTTTATTTTTCCATAGTTTATGTTATT GGAATGACACTCTTGACACTGTCTGCATCAGTTCCTGGCATAAAACCAAGTTGTGATGATCAAGGTAATTGCCATGCTACTGAGGCACAGAGTGCAATGTGCTTTGTGGCACTTTACCTAATAGCTCTTGGCACTGGTGGGATCAAGCCTTGTGTCTCATCATTTGGTGCAGACCAATTTGATGATGCTGATGAAGCTGAGAAGGAGCACAAGAGCTCTTTCTTCAACTGGTTCTACTTGTCAATAAATATTGGTGGTCTTGTTGCTGCTTCTTTGTTGGTGTGGGTACAAACTACTGTAAGTTGGGGGTGGGGATTTGGCATTCCAGCAGTGGCCATGGCAATTGCTGTGGTGAGCTTCTTATCCGGTACGAGGCTGTATCGGATTCAGAAGCCCGGTGGTAGCCCCCTCACTCGCATGTGTCAGGTTATAGTGGCATCCATAAGAAAGAGTAAGGTTCAAGTAACTAATGATGATAGGTCTGCATTTTATGAGATAGAACAAGACTCAGAGTCAGCTATCCAAGGAAGTCGcaagcttgaacatacaaatgGATTAAG CTTCTTTGATAAAGCAGCAGTTATAAGAGATTCAGACAATGTGAAGGACCCAATAAACCCATGGAGACTTTGTACTGTGACTCAAGTGGAAGAGCTGAAAGCCATTATAAGATTGCTTCCTATTTGGGCCACTGGCATCATATTTTCTACTGTTTATAGTCAAATGGGAAGCTACTTTATACTGCAAGGGGACACCATGGACAACCGTTTGGGCAGCAACAAGAAGTTACACATCTCACCAGCTACTCTTTCTGTCTTTGATACCATCAGTGTCATCTTTTGGGTGCTAGTGTATGACAGGATCATTGTGCCGGTAGCAAGAAAGTTCACTGGCCGCGAAAATGGCCTAACTCAGCTCCAAAGAATGGGCACTGGCCTTTTCATATCCATATTTGCTATGGTGTATTCGGTAATCTTGGAGAATATTAGACTTAAAATGGTGAGAAGGCACAACTACTATGACCTTAACCAGGTCCCCATGTCACTATTTTTGCAGATTCCACCATATTTTATCATAGGTTGTGCTGAAGTGTTCACATTCATTGGTCAATTAGAGTTCTTCTATGAGCAAGCACCTGATGCCATGAGAAGCACATGTTCTGCTCTCCAACTCCTCACTGTTGCATTTGGGTCCTACTTGAGCTCTTTACTCATTACAATTGTGACTAAGATCACTGCTAGGAATGGAAGTCCTGGATGGTTACCTGACAAACTAAACTATGGTCACCTTGATTATTTCTTCTTGCTGTTGACAGTGTTAAGTGTGCTGAACTTTGTTGTGTTCCTTCTGGTGTCAAAGTtgtatacatataaaaaacCGGTTGGAAATCTTCACTAA